The sequence GACGCCGCACATGTGGGAGCCCATCTCCGAAAAGCAGGAAGGTTATTTTTGTCTTTTTAATAATACTTTCATTGCTCCGGCTATGAATGACAATAATTTCAGAAACTCTCCGCTCTACAATACAAATCTTAATCCGGTTTACGATCTTACGAAAGATCAGGCGAAAGAACTTGACATGCTTTTCAAAAAAATGATGCAGGAAGTAGATGGCGACTATGTAAAAAAATATGAATTATTGAGCCATTACCTGCATATCCTTATTCATGAGGCTCACAAGATGCAGCCCTCCAGCTCGTCCAGTGATAAGTACTCCAGCGCTTCATCACGCATTTCTTCACTTTTTATCGAAATGCTCGAACGCCAATTTCCGGTGGATTCTACAGAACAATCCTTAAAATTAAAAACACCACATGACTTTGCCGACTTACTTTCTGTACATGTCAATCATCTGAACAGAGCGGTTAAAGAAGTAACAGGCAGAAGCACCACCGAAATTATTTCCGCAAGAATTGCAAACGAAGCTAAAGCCCTGTTAAAACACAGCGACAACAGCGTTGCTCAAATAGCCTACAGTCTTGGATTTGAACACCCTTCCAACTTCAACATTTTTTTCAAAAAACAAACCAGTAAAACTCCGGGGATGCTGAGATCACGGGCGTAAACGTTTGCGTAGAATATTCCAGCATACAATTCCCGATTCCTCAAAAAACCGTTAACATTCTTTCACAGAGCTAAATTAGCATTGTTTGATTTGCATAGTTAATCGTTTGAAATCCATAATTTTTATTTTTATTCTATTCTGAAATTTGTGAACTGAAATTTTATTTTTTTTCCAATTTCATTTATACGAACCATGATCAGAAACAGTTTTGTTTCCTTACTCTTAAGCCTCTTGTTTTTTTCTCCTGCCCTGGCCCAGAAACAAACGCTTACATTAAAAGACGCTTTACAAAAAGGACTTGAAAATTACGGAAGCGTAAAAGCAAAAGAAAATTACGCACAGGCGTCAAAAGCTTCCGTGCAACAAAGTAAAAGAGATTACCTTCCAAACCTTGTTCTCTCTGCACAACAAGATTACGGAACTATCAATGGTCAAAACGGTCCGCTCTATGGTTTTGGCGGTTTTGGCGTTGCCTCATCAGGGCTTCCACTCGCCACTCAAAACTGGAATGCCGCATATGGTGCGCTTTATCTTGCCAACGTTAACTGGGAATTTTTCACTTTCGGAAGAACACGTCAAAGGATTAAAATTTCTGAAGAAGCTTTAAGACGCGATGAGAACGACCTTGCGCAAGAACAATTTCAGCACCAGGTGCGGGTAGCTTCAGCTTATTTGAATTTAATAGCCGCCCAAAGAATCACCCGCTCGCAGCAAAAAAATTTAGAACGCGCCATAGTCTTTAAAAACAATGCCGTAACCCGCGCCAAAAACGGATTGATTGCAGGTGTAGACTCTTCTTTAGCGGCCGCAGAAGTTTCAAGTGCAAGAATAGCGTTAACCCGCGCTAAAGATGCTGAACAAGAACAAGCGGGCAGACTCGCTGTATTAACCGGACTGACATTTTCGGATTTTGTTTTGGATACCAATCTTGTAAGCCGCGTGCCGTCGGGTGCTGCAGCTTCGGGCTCAAAACAGCATCCTGTTTTAAATTTTTATCAAAGTCGTATTGACCTGGGAAACACACAAGCCAGCTATTACCGCAGGTTTTATTTTCCAACATTTTCTTTATTCGGCGTTGTTCAAGAGAGAGGTTCAGGCTTCGAAGCAGGATATACCACCAATCAAACTGCTTTTACCAAAGACTATGCCAGCGGTGTAAAACCTGTGCGTGGAAATTATTTATTAGGAGTTGGCCTCAACTGGAACCTGACCACTATTGTTCGCAACAGCGCGCAGGTAAAATCTCAAAAATTTATGGTCGAAGCTTTACAAAACGAATACGATTTAGCCAATCAACAATTAAAAATGCAGGACGCTTTGTCAGATGCAAAAATGAAGAACGCGCTCGACAATTACGCAGAAGCACCTGTGCAAGTAAAAGCTGCGTCGGATGCTTATCTCCAGAAAACAACTTTATATAAAAACGGATTAGCAACCATGGTAGAAGTCACTCAAACACTTTACACACTTAACCGCGCCGAAACCGACCGCGACATAGCTTTTACAAATGTCTGGCAGGCTTTGGTATTAAAGGCTGCTGCTACCGGAGACATTACATTATTAACTAACGAACTACATTAACCATGATCCGTTTCGCCCTTCGCAAACCCATATCCATTTTAGTACTGGTGGCAGGTTTATTTTTCTTCGGTATAAATGCTACGCGCGATATCAAGATAGACATTCTGCCAAACATGAATTTACCGGTAATTTATATTGCCCATCCTTTCGGTGGCTATTCACCTACACAAATGGAAACCTATTTTGGTAAATCCTATATCAATATTCTTTTGTTCGCTAACGGTGTAAAAAGTATTGAAACAAAAAACATACAGGGCTTAACCTTGATGAAATTAACCTATTACCAGGGAACAAACATGGCGCAGGCGGCGGCTGAGATCAGTGCGCTCTCTAACCGTGTGCAGGCTATTTTTCCGCCGGGATCAAATCCCCCATTTGTTATTCGTTTTGATGCTTCTTCTCTGCCGGTAGGACAATTGGTACTGAGCAGCAAGATCAGAAGCAATAACGAACTGCAGGATTTAGCCAATGTTTATGTACGTGCTTCTTTTACGTCTATTCCCGGCCTTCTTGCTCCTGCTCCTTTTGGGGGCAATGTGCGGACAGTGGAAGTAAACGTAGATCCGGAATTATTAAGATCGCATAATTTAAGTGTAGATCAAATTGTAGAAGCCATCCGGTTAAATAATCAAACAGCTCCTGCCGGAAATGTGCGTATAGGCGATAAAAATTATTTAACTCCCACCAACAATACCATTAAAGAAGTGAAAGACTTTGAAACCATTCCACTTTTTAAAGGCGTGCAGAATTTATACTTACGCGACGTTGCTACCGTAAAAGATGGTGCTGACGTGGCTGCGGGCTATGCATTAATTGACGGGAAACGTTCTGTTTATATCAGCATTGCAAAGTCAGGCGACGCTTCTACCTGGGAAGTGGTAAATAATTTAAAAAAGAATCTGCCAAAAATTCAGAGCACACTTCCTGAAGACGTGACTTTAACTTACGAATTCGATCAATCTGTATACGTGATTAACGCCGTAAAAAGTTTGGTGAGTGAAGGTATTATCGGTGCTATCCTTACAGGCTTAATGGTGCTTTTATTTTTAGGAGACCGCAGAGCTGCGCTGATCGTGATCATGACCATTCCAACCTCTATTATTTCAGGGATATTGTTTCTAAAACTTTTCGGACAGACGATCAATATCATGTCTTTAAGTGGATTGGCTTTAGCCATTGGAATTCTTGTAGATGAGAGTACCGTAACGATAGAAAATATTCACCAACACTTAGATATGGGCAAACCCAAAGCCAAAGCTATTTGGGATGCCTGCCGGGAAATCGCACTTCCTAAATTATTAATTCTCTTGTGTATTCTTGCCGTGTTCGCTCCGGCCTTTACCATGGTGGGAATTCCGGGCGCTTTATTTTTACCATTGGCCCTGGCAATTGGCTTCTCGATGGTGGTTTCGTTTTTATTGTCACAAACATTTGTTCCGGTATTAGCTAACTGGATGATGAAAGAACATAAACACGCCCACAAAGAAGGTGAACGCGATGCTTCAGAATTAACCTTTGATACCGCAGAACAAAAACGCATTATGGCACAGCGCATGGATAGCAATAACGACGGCAAAATCGGGCGCTTCGAAAAATTCAGAATGCGGTTTATGCGGTTCTTAGACCGTTTATTAAAACGCCGTAAGCTGGTAACCGTTATGTACTTGCTTGTGATTTCGCTTCTCGCCGTTTTATTTTTGGCGACTATCGGACGTGACGTACTTCCGAAAGTAAATTCCAGTCAATTTCAATTAAGACTCAGAGCCCCCGATGGCACACGAATTGAGCGTACCGAAGAAAAAGTAAGAACGGTTCTTGCAGCACTGGATTCGATGGTTGGCAAAGAGCATGTGAATATTACTTCTGTATACGTGGGGCAACACCCTTCTTTATTTTCAGTGAATCCAATTTATTTGTTTATGTCTGGCCCGCAGGAAGCTGTTTTCCAGGTGAGTTTGAAAGACTACCATGCAGACATGGATATTTTTAAAGACGAATTCAGAGAGCGTATTGCCAAAGTCTTGCCTGATGTAAAATTATCTTTTGAACCTATAGAACTTATCGATAAAGTATTAAGCCAGGGATCTCCTACCCCAGTAGAAGTAAGGATTGCGGGTAAAAACAAAAAGGTGAATGAAGACTACGCAAACAAAATAATTGCCAAACTGAAAGCAATAAATTACCTGCGTGATATTCAAATTGCTCAACCTATTAAATATCCTTCTCTGAACATTAACATCGACAGAACAAGAGCATCGCAATTGGGAGTGGACATGAATGATATTTCCCGTTCACTTATAGCTTCTACCTCTTCTTCCCGTTATACCGAAAAAAATATCTGGGTAGACGAAAAACAAGGCCTATCGTACAATGTACAGGTACAGGTGCCTCTTAACAAGATGCAAAGTTTAGACGATATCAATGAAATACCTTTGTTGAAAAATGCTATTCGTCCCGTATTAAGCGACGTAGCCAGTATTACAAAGGGTGTTACCTATGGTGAAAATGATAATCTTGGT is a genomic window of Sphingobacteriaceae bacterium containing:
- a CDS encoding AraC family transcriptional regulator; this encodes MNKTLTLQEFYTEYLPKKDNPLVLLPQMGHFNVFQRGIFCKRLTQIHRTDFYKIALVIGTGILHLEDKKIEVKGRALIFYNPMTPHMWEPISEKQEGYFCLFNNTFIAPAMNDNNFRNSPLYNTNLNPVYDLTKDQAKELDMLFKKMMQEVDGDYVKKYELLSHYLHILIHEAHKMQPSSSSSDKYSSASSRISSLFIEMLERQFPVDSTEQSLKLKTPHDFADLLSVHVNHLNRAVKEVTGRSTTEIISARIANEAKALLKHSDNSVAQIAYSLGFEHPSNFNIFFKKQTSKTPGMLRSRA
- a CDS encoding transporter; protein product: MIRNSFVSLLLSLLFFSPALAQKQTLTLKDALQKGLENYGSVKAKENYAQASKASVQQSKRDYLPNLVLSAQQDYGTINGQNGPLYGFGGFGVASSGLPLATQNWNAAYGALYLANVNWEFFTFGRTRQRIKISEEALRRDENDLAQEQFQHQVRVASAYLNLIAAQRITRSQQKNLERAIVFKNNAVTRAKNGLIAGVDSSLAAAEVSSARIALTRAKDAEQEQAGRLAVLTGLTFSDFVLDTNLVSRVPSGAAASGSKQHPVLNFYQSRIDLGNTQASYYRRFYFPTFSLFGVVQERGSGFEAGYTTNQTAFTKDYASGVKPVRGNYLLGVGLNWNLTTIVRNSAQVKSQKFMVEALQNEYDLANQQLKMQDALSDAKMKNALDNYAEAPVQVKAASDAYLQKTTLYKNGLATMVEVTQTLYTLNRAETDRDIAFTNVWQALVLKAAATGDITLLTNELH
- a CDS encoding acriflavin resistance protein, giving the protein MIRFALRKPISILVLVAGLFFFGINATRDIKIDILPNMNLPVIYIAHPFGGYSPTQMETYFGKSYINILLFANGVKSIETKNIQGLTLMKLTYYQGTNMAQAAAEISALSNRVQAIFPPGSNPPFVIRFDASSLPVGQLVLSSKIRSNNELQDLANVYVRASFTSIPGLLAPAPFGGNVRTVEVNVDPELLRSHNLSVDQIVEAIRLNNQTAPAGNVRIGDKNYLTPTNNTIKEVKDFETIPLFKGVQNLYLRDVATVKDGADVAAGYALIDGKRSVYISIAKSGDASTWEVVNNLKKNLPKIQSTLPEDVTLTYEFDQSVYVINAVKSLVSEGIIGAILTGLMVLLFLGDRRAALIVIMTIPTSIISGILFLKLFGQTINIMSLSGLALAIGILVDESTVTIENIHQHLDMGKPKAKAIWDACREIALPKLLILLCILAVFAPAFTMVGIPGALFLPLALAIGFSMVVSFLLSQTFVPVLANWMMKEHKHAHKEGERDASELTFDTAEQKRIMAQRMDSNNDGKIGRFEKFRMRFMRFLDRLLKRRKLVTVMYLLVISLLAVLFLATIGRDVLPKVNSSQFQLRLRAPDGTRIERTEEKVRTVLAALDSMVGKEHVNITSVYVGQHPSLFSVNPIYLFMSGPQEAVFQVSLKDYHADMDIFKDEFRERIAKVLPDVKLSFEPIELIDKVLSQGSPTPVEVRIAGKNKKVNEDYANKIIAKLKAINYLRDIQIAQPIKYPSLNINIDRTRASQLGVDMNDISRSLIASTSSSRYTEKNIWVDEKQGLSYNVQVQVPLNKMQSLDDINEIPLLKNAIRPVLSDVASITKGVTYGENDNLGATPYLSVTANLYKTDLGTASEDVKKAIKDLGELPRGLFIEPIGLGTVLDETLSSLQSGLLVAIVVIFLMLSANFQSFRVSFVILTTVPAVVLGSLLLLKLTGSTLNLQSYMGIIMSVGVSIANAVLLITNAEQLRRISGNALESAREAASLRLRPIIMTSVAMIAGMLPMAIGHGEGGDQVSPLGRAVIGGLLFSTFAVLIILPNIFAWVQEKTSIKSVSLDPEDQESEHYIQTGGI